A single window of Candidatus Hydrogenedentota bacterium DNA harbors:
- the rimO gene encoding 30S ribosomal protein S12 methylthiotransferase RimO produces MRVGLVTLGCDKNSVDTEYLAAMLEDAGCALHLEPDPEGDDALDAVVVTTCGFIADAKRQSVQALVDWAQRRRNTGAPRLYVMGCLAQRYAGDLLAEIPEIDGIVGVGQFREMVDMVRGEAAASRKDVHEAPAVTIYPFMRRKRLGGAPHAFLKISDGCNHGCTFCSIPLMKGKLRSVDRGLLLREAQELVRQGVREINLIAQDLTAYGRDLAAEYRLPALLRDLAALDGDFWIRCLYCYPGGVTDEFLQALADCPKIVPYLDMPLQHLDPGMLRLMKRPHREVNTFELVRRLRDAVAGIVLRTTMITGFPGETDRAHKRMLEGLGELAFHWLGVFAYSPEEDTPAAAMPRQTRETTRARRKDAVLELQAEITALHNRERIGQRTRVLIERFDDGRGLWAGRSPGEAPEIDGCVYVHASAPLRAGEFVDVVVTAADVYDVTARALA; encoded by the coding sequence ATGCGCGTGGGCCTCGTTACGCTGGGCTGCGATAAGAACTCGGTGGACACGGAATACCTGGCCGCCATGCTCGAGGATGCCGGCTGCGCCCTGCACCTGGAACCGGACCCCGAAGGCGATGACGCGCTTGACGCCGTGGTCGTCACCACTTGCGGGTTCATCGCCGACGCCAAACGGCAGTCCGTCCAGGCGCTGGTCGATTGGGCGCAGCGCAGGCGCAATACCGGCGCGCCGCGCCTGTATGTCATGGGCTGCCTGGCCCAGCGTTACGCGGGCGACCTGCTCGCGGAAATTCCCGAGATCGACGGCATCGTTGGCGTGGGGCAGTTCCGCGAGATGGTAGACATGGTCCGTGGGGAAGCAGCAGCTTCGCGCAAGGACGTTCACGAGGCGCCCGCCGTCACCATCTATCCCTTCATGCGCCGAAAGCGTCTCGGCGGCGCGCCGCACGCATTCCTGAAAATCTCGGACGGCTGCAATCATGGCTGCACCTTCTGTTCCATTCCGCTCATGAAGGGCAAGCTCCGCTCCGTCGATCGCGGCCTGCTGTTGCGCGAGGCGCAGGAACTTGTGCGCCAAGGTGTGCGGGAAATCAACCTCATCGCACAGGACTTGACCGCCTATGGGCGCGACCTCGCCGCGGAATACCGGCTGCCCGCGCTGCTGCGCGACCTTGCCGCGCTCGACGGCGACTTCTGGATCCGTTGTCTGTACTGCTACCCCGGCGGCGTGACGGATGAATTCCTGCAAGCGCTCGCCGATTGCCCGAAAATTGTTCCCTATCTGGACATGCCTCTACAGCATCTTGACCCCGGCATGTTGCGGTTGATGAAGCGGCCCCATCGCGAAGTGAACACGTTCGAACTGGTGCGGCGCTTGCGCGACGCCGTCGCCGGTATCGTGTTGCGCACAACCATGATTACCGGCTTCCCCGGCGAAACGGACCGCGCGCACAAACGCATGCTCGAAGGGCTCGGCGAACTCGCCTTCCACTGGCTCGGCGTATTCGCCTATTCGCCCGAAGAGGATACGCCCGCCGCCGCAATGCCCCGCCAGACCCGCGAAACGACCCGTGCGCGCCGCAAAGACGCCGTGCTCGAACTGCAGGCCGAAATCACGGCCCTCCACAACCGCGAACGCATCGGGCAGCGCACTAGAGTGCTTATCGAACGCTTCGACGACGGCCGGGGACTGTGGGCCGGGCGGTCCCCGGGAGAGGCACCGGAAATCGATGGCTGTGTCTACGTGCATGCCTCCGCTCCATTGCGCGCGGGCGAATTCGTCGACGTGGTGGTTACTGCCGCCGATGTCTACGACGTGACCGCCCGCGCGCTTGCCTGA
- a CDS encoding ankyrin repeat domain-containing protein: protein MVAEWMHTIDDAGRTPLDRAYQSQHMALAEMMLSLAHEGSECGVGSMTPLHRAALFGLTDAVRSLVRYGADVNAEDALGETPLHKAAREGHADAVRDLSAAANVNIQSNMGMTPLHWAALTGRGEVAAILLACGADPGMHNEVLNGLTPVDLAELMGHEELAARLGAREKLVA, encoded by the coding sequence ATGGTCGCTGAATGGATGCACACGATAGACGACGCGGGCCGCACCCCTTTGGACCGCGCATATCAGAGCCAGCACATGGCGCTGGCCGAGATGATGTTGAGCCTGGCGCACGAAGGGTCGGAGTGCGGTGTCGGGAGCATGACGCCGCTGCACCGGGCCGCCTTGTTCGGGTTGACGGATGCCGTGCGGTCCCTGGTCCGCTACGGCGCCGATGTGAACGCGGAGGACGCGCTCGGCGAGACGCCGCTGCACAAGGCGGCGCGGGAAGGACACGCGGACGCGGTCCGGGACCTGAGCGCGGCGGCGAATGTCAATATCCAGAGCAACATGGGCATGACGCCGTTGCACTGGGCCGCCCTGACGGGCCGCGGTGAAGTGGCGGCCATCCTGCTTGCGTGCGGTGCGGACCCCGGAATGCACAACGAAGTGCTGAACGGGTTGACGCCGGTCGACCTTGCGGAACTGATGGGGCACGAGGAACTGGCCGCGCGGCTGGGGGCCCGCGAGAAACTGGTCGCGTAA